GGCAACCGTGCTGACCCTTGGCGGCGGGGCCATCTTCGGGTTCTGGACCACGCTTGTCCTGGTGTCCTTTGCCAGCACCATCGGCGCAACCCTGGCCTGCGCCTTGTCCCGCACCCTTTTTCGGGAGGCCATGGCCAAACGCATGGGACCACGGCTGGCCGCCATTGATGCGGGCATTCGCCGGGAAGGGCCCTTTTACCTCTTCACCCTGCGACTGATCCCGCTTTTCCCCTTCTTCGTGGTCAACGCCGCCATGGGCCTGACCGCCGTTCCCCTGTCCACGTTCTATCTCGTCTCCCAGATCGGCATGCTTCCGGGGACAGCCGTGTACGTTAACGCCGGCACCCAGCTTGGACGCATCAATTCCCTGGCCGGCATCCTCTCGCCCGGCCTGCTCGTTTCCTTTGCCCTGCTTGGCCTCTTTCCGCTGGCGGCCAGGCACGCCGTCGCCTTCTACCGCGCCCGACGGGCCAATGCGCCCCAGTCCGGGCCAAACTCGAAAGGAGACACCCCATGAAAATCGGTATGGTCGGTCTTGGCCGTATGGGCCTCAATATGGCCAGACGTCTGGTCCGGGGCGGCATCGAGGTGACGGCGTACAACCGCACCGTTCAAAAAGCCACGGACTTTGCCGCCGAGGAAGGGGCCAAGGCCGGCGCGGCCGCATCCATGGCCGAGCTGGTGGCCGCCCTGCCCACGCCGCGCGTGGTCTGGCTCATGCTGCCGGCAGGCGTGGCCACGGACGAGCACATCGACGAACTCATGCCGCTTCTGTCGGCCGGCGACATCATCGTGGACGGCGGCAACACCTTTTTCCACGACGACCTGCGTCGCCACGAGGCCGCCGGCAAGCTGGGCCTTCGCTACTGCGACGCCGGAGTCAGCGGCGGCATCTGGGGCCTGGCCGAGGGCTACTGCATCATGTACGGAGCCGAACCCGACGTGGCCGCGGTCCTCAAGCCGGCCATGGACGTCCTGACCGGTCCCGGCGGCAATCTCCACACCGGGCCGGTCGGTTCGGGCCACTACGTCAAGATGGTCCACAACGGCATCGAATACGGCATGATGCAGGCCTATGCCGAGGGCTTCGAGATCATGGCCGCCTCCCAGTTTGGCGCGGGCCTCGATTTCCCGGCCATCTGCGACCTGTGGAACCATGGCTCGGTGGTGCGGTCCTGGTTGTTGGAACTGGCCCAGCGGGCCTTTACCGAAGATCCCCGGCTGGAGTCGCTT
This sequence is a window from Desulfovibrio sp. TomC. Protein-coding genes within it:
- a CDS encoding TVP38/TMEM64 family protein translates to MTSGLVRKMLLLALVAALAAGFFGLGLNNYLTLAFLKESREALAAAQAASPIQFAAGYFLLYVLVAALSLPGATVLTLGGGAIFGFWTTLVLVSFASTIGATLACALSRTLFREAMAKRMGPRLAAIDAGIRREGPFYLFTLRLIPLFPFFVVNAAMGLTAVPLSTFYLVSQIGMLPGTAVYVNAGTQLGRINSLAGILSPGLLVSFALLGLFPLAARHAVAFYRARRANAPQSGPNSKGDTP
- the gnd gene encoding phosphogluconate dehydrogenase (NAD(+)-dependent, decarboxylating), producing the protein MKIGMVGLGRMGLNMARRLVRGGIEVTAYNRTVQKATDFAAEEGAKAGAAASMAELVAALPTPRVVWLMLPAGVATDEHIDELMPLLSAGDIIVDGGNTFFHDDLRRHEAAGKLGLRYCDAGVSGGIWGLAEGYCIMYGAEPDVAAVLKPAMDVLTGPGGNLHTGPVGSGHYVKMVHNGIEYGMMQAYAEGFEIMAASQFGAGLDFPAICDLWNHGSVVRSWLLELAQRAFTEDPRLESLEAYVDDSGEGRWTVAQALENAVPAPVITASLFERFRSRQPNAFQDRVLAALRNQFGGHAVKRKDGHD